Proteins found in one Abyssibius alkaniclasticus genomic segment:
- a CDS encoding HU family DNA-binding protein has protein sequence MTQKPMTKTQLVAALAEATGSDKASANRTLEALANIVSSEMAAGGAVTLPGLGKFACRARPERMVRNPATGEQMQKPADRVAKVTIAKALKDMING, from the coding sequence ATGACCCAGAAGCCGATGACCAAAACGCAGCTAGTAGCCGCACTCGCCGAAGCAACAGGCAGCGACAAGGCCAGCGCGAACCGCACGCTTGAAGCCCTTGCCAATATCGTTTCCAGCGAAATGGCCGCTGGCGGCGCTGTGACACTCCCCGGCCTCGGAAAATTCGCCTGCCGCGCCCGCCCCGAGCGGATGGTGCGCAACCCCGCCACTGGCGAGCAGATGCAAAAGCCAGCCGACCGCGTGGCCAAAGTGACCATCGCCAAGGCGCTGAAAGACATGATCAACGGCTAA
- a CDS encoding DMT family transporter has protein sequence MDIRALGLGLTFAVLWSSAFTAARIAVQYAPPFLMLSVRFLIAGAFAVGLAWLLGQRLRLSRAQWVAIILFGIFQNGIYLGLNFLAMQKIEAGLAAIIASMLPIAVAASSWVLFREKLSPLGILGLCAGLVGVLIIMAARLQGGVDLIGLVLCLVGLAALTTATLLMRGTNSSGNILMVVGLQMLAGAAFLFPISVLFETWVVTPSLPLALAFIYMTLFPGLIATIIWFALVNRIGATRAATFHFLNPFLGVLVAFIMLGEQVSLRDAFGVLVISAGILAVQISRQNSRRRAAP, from the coding sequence ATGGATATTCGCGCCCTCGGCCTTGGGCTGACATTTGCGGTGTTATGGTCAAGCGCCTTTACGGCGGCGCGCATCGCCGTTCAATATGCCCCGCCCTTTCTGATGCTCAGCGTGCGGTTCCTGATCGCCGGTGCATTTGCGGTTGGGCTGGCCTGGCTGTTGGGCCAGCGGCTGCGGTTAAGCCGGGCGCAATGGGTCGCCATCATCCTGTTTGGCATTTTTCAGAACGGCATCTATCTCGGGCTGAACTTTCTGGCGATGCAGAAAATCGAGGCCGGCCTTGCGGCAATCATCGCCTCGATGCTGCCCATTGCCGTGGCGGCGTCAAGCTGGGTGCTGTTTCGCGAAAAGCTCAGCCCGCTTGGCATTCTTGGCCTGTGCGCCGGGCTTGTGGGTGTGCTGATCATCATGGCGGCGCGCCTGCAAGGCGGGGTCGATCTGATAGGGCTGGTTCTGTGCCTGGTCGGCCTGGCCGCGCTGACCACCGCCACCTTGCTGATGCGCGGCACCAACAGTTCGGGCAATATCCTTATGGTGGTCGGGCTGCAAATGCTGGCCGGCGCGGCCTTTCTGTTCCCCATATCCGTGCTGTTTGAAACCTGGGTCGTGACCCCGTCGCTGCCACTGGCGCTGGCCTTCATCTATATGACCCTGTTTCCCGGCCTGATTGCCACAATCATCTGGTTTGCGCTGGTCAACCGCATTGGCGCGACACGCGCGGCAACCTTCCACTTTCTCAACCCGTTCCTTGGGGTGCTGGTGGCCTTCATCATGCTTGGCGAACAGGTCAGCCTGCGCGATGCGTTCGGGGTTTTGGTCATTTCCGCGGGCATTCTGGCCGTGCAGATCAGCCGCCAGAACAGCAGGCGCCGCGCAGCGCCCTAG
- the dnaJ gene encoding molecular chaperone DnaJ has product MAKRDYYDVLGASKGASADELKKAFRKKVKELHPDQNQDNPNAEAQFKDVNEAYDILKDANKRAAYDRFGHAAFEGGTGASAGGGGGFHPGARQGGGDFASAFSDVFDDLFGDFMGGGGRRNAGPRGAARGADLRYNLRVSLEDAYHGKAATITVPGSTACDKCNGTGAEGGAEPTTCPTCSGMGKVRAQQGFFTVERTCPTCSGRGQVIKNPCGACAGAGRVQRDRTLSVNVPKGVETGTRIRLAGEGEAGLRGGPSGDLYIFIEVREHGIFQRDGQNLYCRIPVPMATAALGGKLEAPTLDGGRSRVDVPAGVQSGKQLRLRGKGMPALRGSQFGDMYIELAVETPVNLTARQRELLREFEELSKDNNPEGSDFFSRVRKFWDGMKG; this is encoded by the coding sequence ATGGCAAAACGTGATTATTATGATGTGTTGGGGGCGTCCAAGGGCGCCTCGGCAGATGAGTTGAAAAAAGCCTTCCGCAAGAAGGTGAAAGAGCTTCATCCCGACCAGAATCAGGACAATCCCAATGCCGAGGCGCAGTTCAAGGATGTGAACGAAGCCTATGACATTCTGAAAGATGCCAATAAACGCGCCGCCTATGACCGGTTTGGCCATGCCGCCTTTGAAGGTGGCACGGGGGCCAGCGCGGGTGGCGGCGGCGGCTTTCACCCCGGCGCGCGGCAGGGCGGGGGCGATTTCGCCTCGGCCTTTTCCGATGTGTTCGATGATTTGTTCGGCGATTTCATGGGCGGCGGCGGGCGGCGCAATGCCGGGCCGCGCGGCGCGGCGCGTGGCGCCGATCTGCGCTATAATCTGCGTGTGTCGCTGGAAGATGCCTATCATGGCAAGGCGGCAACGATCACCGTGCCCGGCTCGACCGCGTGCGACAAATGCAATGGCACGGGGGCCGAAGGCGGGGCCGAGCCCACGACCTGCCCCACCTGTTCGGGCATGGGCAAAGTGCGCGCGCAGCAGGGCTTTTTCACCGTTGAACGCACCTGCCCCACCTGTTCTGGGCGCGGTCAGGTTATCAAGAACCCCTGTGGCGCCTGTGCGGGTGCAGGCCGCGTGCAGCGCGACCGCACGCTATCGGTCAACGTGCCAAAGGGTGTTGAAACCGGCACGCGCATTCGCCTTGCGGGCGAGGGCGAGGCGGGGTTGCGCGGCGGCCCTTCGGGGGATCTGTATATTTTCATCGAAGTGCGGGAGCATGGTATCTTCCAGCGCGACGGTCAGAATCTTTACTGCCGCATTCCTGTGCCAATGGCGACCGCGGCGCTGGGTGGCAAGCTGGAGGCCCCCACGCTCGATGGTGGGCGTTCACGCGTTGATGTGCCGGCCGGTGTGCAAAGCGGCAAGCAATTGCGGCTGCGCGGCAAGGGTATGCCGGCGCTGCGCGGCAGCCAGTTTGGCGATATGTATATCGAGCTGGCCGTTGAAACCCCGGTGAACCTGACCGCGCGCCAGCGCGAATTGCTGCGCGAGTTTGAAGAGCTTTCCAAGGATAACAACCCCGAGGGCAGCGACTTTTTCTCGCGTGTGCGCAAGTTCTGGGACGGGATGAAAGGCTAG
- the dnaK gene encoding molecular chaperone DnaK: MAKVIGIDLGTTNSCVAIMDGAAPRVIENSEGARTTPSIVAFTDEERLVGQSAKRQAVTNPTNTMFAIKRLIGRRFEDPLVEKDRGLVPYEIVKGDNGDAWVEARGEKYSPSQISAFILGKMKETAESYLGEAVTQAVITVPAYFNDAQRQATKDAGKIAGLEVLRIINEPTAAALAYGLDKKETKTIAVYDLGGGTFDITILEIDDGLFEVKSTNGDTFLGGEDFDMRIVEYLAGEFKKENGVDLTKDKMALQRLKEAAEKAKIELSSSTQTEINQPFISMDPKTSQPLHLVLKLTRAKLESLVGDLITKSMKPCQAALKDAGLSKSDIDEVVLVGGMTRMPKVMEEVTKFFGKEPNKGVNPDEVVALGAAIQAGVLQGDVKDVVLLDVTPLSLGIETLGGVFTRLIDRNTTIPTKKSQVFSTAEDNQNAVTIRCFQGEREMAADNKLLGQFNLEQIPPAPRGMPKIEVTFDIDANGIVSVSAKDQGTGKEQKITIQASGGLSDDDIDKMVREAEENAEADKARKELVEAKNAAESLIHGTEKSIAEHSDKVDPSTVEVIELSIKALKETLESDDAEKIRARCQDVTEAAMKLGEAIYKAQAEEAEAEGNAAGEGGAGDDDVVDADFEDIDGKKS, encoded by the coding sequence ATGGCTAAAGTAATCGGCATTGACCTTGGAACCACCAACTCGTGTGTGGCCATCATGGATGGTGCGGCCCCGCGCGTGATCGAAAACTCGGAAGGTGCGCGCACGACACCTTCGATCGTTGCCTTCACCGATGAAGAGCGGCTTGTCGGCCAGTCGGCCAAGCGCCAGGCTGTGACCAACCCCACCAACACGATGTTCGCCATCAAGCGCCTGATCGGGCGCCGCTTTGAAGACCCGCTGGTCGAAAAAGACCGCGGTCTTGTGCCTTACGAAATTGTCAAAGGCGACAATGGCGATGCCTGGGTGGAAGCCCGTGGCGAGAAATATTCGCCAAGCCAGATTTCGGCCTTCATCCTTGGGAAAATGAAGGAAACCGCCGAAAGCTATCTGGGTGAAGCCGTGACGCAGGCCGTTATCACCGTGCCCGCCTATTTCAACGACGCCCAGCGCCAGGCCACCAAGGATGCCGGTAAAATTGCCGGGCTTGAAGTGCTGCGCATCATCAACGAGCCGACCGCGGCTGCGCTGGCCTACGGGCTGGACAAGAAAGAAACCAAGACCATTGCCGTTTACGACCTTGGCGGCGGCACGTTCGATATTACCATTCTGGAGATCGACGACGGTTTGTTCGAAGTCAAATCGACCAATGGCGACACCTTCCTTGGCGGTGAAGACTTCGATATGCGCATTGTCGAATATCTGGCCGGTGAGTTCAAAAAAGAGAACGGCGTTGACCTGACCAAAGACAAAATGGCCCTGCAACGCCTGAAAGAGGCCGCAGAGAAGGCCAAGATCGAGCTTTCGTCCTCGACCCAGACCGAGATCAACCAGCCGTTCATCTCGATGGATCCGAAAACCAGCCAGCCGCTGCACCTTGTGCTGAAGCTGACCCGCGCCAAGCTGGAAAGCCTGGTGGGCGACCTGATCACCAAGTCGATGAAGCCCTGCCAGGCCGCGCTGAAAGATGCGGGCCTGAGCAAATCGGACATTGACGAAGTTGTTCTGGTTGGCGGGATGACCCGTATGCCCAAGGTCATGGAAGAGGTGACCAAATTCTTCGGCAAGGAGCCGAATAAAGGCGTGAACCCCGATGAGGTTGTGGCACTTGGTGCCGCCATTCAGGCCGGTGTTCTGCAGGGCGATGTGAAAGACGTTGTGCTGCTTGACGTAACGCCGCTTTCGCTGGGGATTGAAACGCTGGGCGGTGTGTTCACGCGTCTGATCGACCGTAACACGACCATCCCGACGAAAAAGTCGCAGGTGTTTTCAACCGCCGAAGACAACCAGAATGCCGTGACCATCCGCTGTTTCCAGGGCGAGCGTGAAATGGCCGCCGACAACAAGCTGCTTGGCCAGTTCAACCTTGAACAAATTCCGCCCGCCCCGCGCGGTATGCCGAAGATCGAGGTGACCTTCGATATCGATGCCAATGGTATCGTATCGGTTTCCGCCAAGGACCAGGGCACCGGCAAGGAACAGAAGATCACCATCCAGGCAAGCGGTGGCTTGTCGGATGACGATATCGACAAGATGGTGCGCGAGGCGGAAGAGAACGCCGAAGCCGATAAGGCGCGCAAAGAGCTGGTCGAGGCGAAGAACGCCGCTGAAAGCCTGATCCACGGCACCGAAAAGTCGATCGCCGAGCATAGCGACAAGGTCGATCCGTCGACCGTTGAAGTGATCGAACTTTCGATCAAGGCGCTGAAGGAAACGCTTGAAAGCGACGATGCGGAGAAAATCCGCGCGCGTTGTCAGGATGTGACCGAAGCCGCCATGAAGCTGGGTGAGGCGATTTACAAAGCTCAGGCCGAAGAGGCCGAGGCCGAAGGCAATGCCGCAGGTGAAGGCGGGGCCGGCGATGACGATGTGGTCGACGCCGATTTCGAAGATATCGACGGCAAAAAGTCGTGA